In Torulaspora delbrueckii CBS 1146 chromosome 1, complete genome, one genomic interval encodes:
- the YRA1 gene encoding RNA-binding protein YRA1 (similar to Saccharomyces cerevisiae YRA1 (YDR381W); ancestral locus Anc_5.458) has translation MSANLDKSLDEIIGANKKPVRARINKRTQVPRKAPKQIRRSAQGANVRAPVAGAASRVARLLDSTREAKVNVEGLPRDIKQDAVKEFFASQVGGVARVLLSYNERGQSTGMANITFKNGEMAKKAVAKFNGAPIDGGRSRLRLNLIIDPSQAPARSLSERIRAIPSKNVRQGANLPKGPNKKAAMAKKPKPQRAPKQPKKSLEDLDKEMADYFEEKQ, from the exons GGTGCTAACAAGAAGCCCGTGAGAGCACGTATCAACAAGCGCACACAAGTGCCAAGAAAGGCACCAAAACAAATTCGTCGTTCCGCACAGGGCGCAAATGTCAGAGCTCCCGTTGCAGGAGCTGCTTCTAGAGTCGCTAGACTATTGGATTCTACCAGAGAAGCTAAGGTGAACGTTGAGGGTTTGCCTAGAGATATCAAGCAGGATGCTGTTAAA GAATTTTTCGCATCTCAAGTAGGTGGTGTCGCAAGAGTGTTGTTGAGTTACAATGAAAGAGGTCAATCCACTGGTATGGCTAACATtactttcaagaatggtgaGATGGCTAAGAAAGCGGTTGCCAAATTTAACGGTGCTCCAATCGATGGTGGTAGATCCAGATTGAGACTTAACTTGATCATCGACCCATCTCAAGCCCCAGCCAGATCGCTATCGGAAAGAATTAGAGCTATCCCATCAAAGAATGTGAGACAAGGCGCTAACCTACCAAAGGGTCCAAACAAGAAGGCTGCTATGGCTAAGAAGCCAAAGCCTCAGAGAGCACCAAAACAACcgaagaagagcttggaagatttggaCAAAGAAATGGCCGACTATTTCGAGGAAAAGCAATAG
- the COI1 gene encoding Coi1p (similar to Saccharomyces cerevisiae YDR381C-A; ancestral locus Anc_5.459), translated as MSANPFQNLGKNIIYVSIGAVASVLVVKGVVKARREAKYSSTGMASSDSSKQSAAYYDNLAHVKPGFPLPNSEQGEDERQRKSEFEGPGMSVLSRRSGDRLGLFNWGKDK; from the exons ATGTCAGCCAATCCCTTTCAAAACCTAGG GAAGAATATCATATACGTCTCCATCGGAGCTGTTGCCTCTGTTCTCGTGGTGAAGGGCGTAGTTAAGGCAAGGAGAGAGGCCAAGTACTCATCCACAGGAATGGCATCGTCGGATAGCAGTAAGCAGTCGGCTGCATACTATGATAATTTAGCTCACGTTAAACCCGGCTTCCCACTTCCCAATAGCGAGCAAGGAGAGGAtgaaagacaaagaaagagTGAATTTGAAGGTCCAGGAATGAGTGTTTTAAGTAGGAGATCTGGAGACAGGCTAGGACTCTTCAACTGGGGGAAAGATAAATGA
- the TDEL0A03240 gene encoding uncharacterized protein (ancestral locus Anc_5.460) gives MSTSLEEEFNPQEAEELAHALAGAGGGALSMALTYPLVTISTKLQAEAKSEKEEKRSPWRVIEDIWQKEGLAGYYSGLESAIYGMAVANFIYYYFYESTGRSIQRLRRKTQLNALESIVTGAIAGSATAIASNPIWVANTRMTITKSEKSTLAMMLQIVKDDGVLALFKGLKPALILVTNPIIQYTVFEQLKNMILGLQGNQNAILAPSWAFLLGAVGKLIATGVTYPYITLKTRKHMEGDKNLKTKAETAGKSEAKVSAIEIIKKEGISGLYRGIGYKLVQSILTAAFLFYFKEGLVLWAIKALRLLRQFNQSSLRQRRIIVSKLG, from the coding sequence ATGTCAACCAGTCTGGAGGAGGAATTTAATCCacaagaagcagaagagcTTGCACATGCTCTTGCAGGTGCTGGTGGTGGTGCCTTGTCGATGGCGTTAACGTACCCTTTAGTCACTATATCGACAAAACTTCAAGCAGAGGCAAAGAGtgaaaaagaagagaaaagaagtCCATGGAGGGTGATCGAGGATATTTGGCAGAAGGAGGGACTAGCCGGCTATTACTCCGGTTTGGAGAGTGCCATTTATGGGATGGCAGTGGCTAATTTCATATACTATTATTTTTATGAATCAACTGGGAGATCGATTCAGAGATTACGCCGTAAGACGCAGCTGAATGCTCTTGAGTCTATAGTCACTGGGGCGATCGCCGGATCCGCAACCGCCATTGCTTCGAATCCAATATGGGTCGCTAATACTAGGATGACTATAACGAAATCGGAGAAGAGTACATTAGCAATGATGTTACAAATTGTCAAAGATGATGGTGTTTTGgcacttttcaaaggattGAAACCAGCTTTAATCCTGGTAACAAATCCCATAATCCAGTATACCGTCTTTGAACAGCTGAAGAACATGATTTTAGGGCTTCAAGGCAATCAAAATGCTATCTTAGCTCCCAGTTGGGCATTTCTACTAGGTGCCGTTGGTAAGCTCATTGCCACTGGAGTAACTTATCCATACATTACTTTGAAGACGAGAAAGCACATGGAAGGTGATAAGAACTTAAAGACAAAGGCAGAAACTGCTGGAAAGAGTGAGGCAAAAGTGAGTGCcattgaaatcatcaagaaagaaggaaTCTCGGGTCTTTATCGTGGTATCGGGTATAAACTCGTTCAAAGTATCCTAACCGCTGCGTTCTTGTTctatttcaaagaaggtcTTGTGTTGTGGGCCATTAAAGCTTTAAGACTTCTACGTCAATTCAATCAGAGCTCTTTGAGACAGCGCAGGATCATTGTTTCAAAACTCGGTTAA
- the ORT1 gene encoding Ort1p (similar to Saccharomyces cerevisiae ORT1 (YOR130C); ancestral locus Anc_5.461), with amino-acid sequence MESEGVAIAEQKDRGLKSKALRDIINGSIAGAFGKTIEYPFDTVKVRLQTQDAKVFPTTWSCIKYTYKNEGILRGFFQGIGSPVFGASLENAVLFVSYNQCSQLLERHSKVSPLQQILLSGALAGSCASLVLTPVELVKCKLQVSNLQNSINGVKKPTKIIPTIKTVLQERGFLGLWQGQSGTFIRESFGGVAWFSTYEILKNYLKDRHEDGRDSDTWELLLSGATAGLAYNASIFPADTLKSMMQTENIGLLQCAKRVIATSGIAGFYRGLGITLIRAVPANAAVFYTYESLSKLI; translated from the coding sequence ATGGAATCTGAAGGTGTGGCTATAGCGGAACAGAAAGACCGAGGTCTTAAGAGTAAAGCATTAAGAGATATCATTAATGGGTCTATAGCTGGTGCGTTTGGTAAAACGATTGAATATCCATTCGATACTGTGAAAGTCAGATTACAAACCCAGGATGCCAAAGTTTTCCCCACTACTTGGTCCTGTATCAAGTATACTTATAAAAATGAAGGTATATTGAGAGGATTCTTTCAAGGTATAGGGTCTCCAGTTTTTGGTGCCTCACTGGAAAATGCTGTGCTATTTGTTTCTTATAATCAGTGTTCGCAATTGTTAGAGAGACATTCTAAAGTCAGTCCACTACAACAGATTTTACTGTCAGGTGCTTTGGCTGGCTCTTGCGCTAGCTTAGTGCTTACACCGGTTGAATTAGTCAAATGTAAACTACAAGTCTCCAATttacaaaattcaataaaTGGAGTAAAGAAACCTACGAAGATCATACCGACAATTAAAActgttcttcaagaaagagggTTCCTAGGTTTATGGCAAGGACAATCAGGTACCTTCATCAGAGAATCATTTGGTGGTGTAGCATGGTTCTCAACGTATgagatattgaagaattaccTGAAGGATAGGCACGAAGATGGTAGGGATAGTGATACTTGGGAACTACTTCTCAGTGGTGCAACTGCGGGTTTGGCGTATAACGCCAGTATCTTTCCAGCGGATACATTGAAATCAATGATGCAAACTGAAAATAttggtcttcttcagtGCGCCAAGAGAGTTATTGCCACATCCGGCATAGCTGGGTTTTACCGTGGGCTGGGAATAACTCTGATTAGAGCTGTCCCAGCAAATGCTGCTGTTTTTTATACCTACGAAAGCCTTTCGAAACTAATTTAA
- the RPP2B gene encoding ribosomal protein P2 (similar to Saccharomyces cerevisiae RPP2B (YDR382W); ancestral locus Anc_5.462), translating into MKYLAAYLLLVQGGNASPSAADIKSVIESVGVEAEESRINELLSSLEGKGSLEEIIAEGQQKFASVPAGGAAVSGGAASGAAAGGEEAAEEEKEEEKEESDDDMGFGLFD; encoded by the coding sequence atgaagTACTTGGCTGCTTACTTGCTATTGGTCCAAGGTGGTAACGCATCTCCATCTGCTGCAGACATCAAATCGGTCATCGAGTCCGTTGGTGTCGAAGCTGAAGAATCCAGAATCAACGAATTGttgtcttctttggaaggtaagggttctttggaagagatcatcGCCGAAGGTCAACAAAAGTTCGCCAGTGTCCCAGCTGGTGGTGCTGCTGTCTCCGGTGGTGCTGCTTCTGGTGCCGCTgctggtggtgaagaagctgctgaagaagagaaggaagaagagaaggaagaatcCGATGACGACATGGGTTTCGGTTTGTTCGATTAA
- the NKP1 gene encoding Nkp1p (similar to Saccharomyces cerevisiae NKP1 (YDR383C); ancestral locus Anc_5.463): MYEELVRFVRDECARRSQLSDLQGQIPSAVLKGLKTKINEEDQLNVIKQDAVCKRIYDLESEWRKSKIKEITELIGDIPKYSIGTQIQDTDSGISIDKLVEDVSKLPNMGMFNPGADEADKSSKVLTEYTNLREDLIEKCQAITLGKQTVLDLENQARMIRYLINSTVEENSEYFETYHSKVSSSLEELRLFLEEAIKSSDSQPEKRLKLRKVLDNF; the protein is encoded by the coding sequence ATGTATGAAGAGCTTGTACGATTCGTCAGAGATGAATGTGCCAGAAGATCTCAGTTATCTGATCTTCAGGGGCAGATTCCATCCGCTGTTTTAAAAGGATTAAAAACAAAgatcaatgaagaagaccagTTGAACGTAATCAAACAAGATGCTGTTTGTAAAAGAATATATGATCTGGAATCGGAATGGAGAAAGAgcaagatcaaagagatcacTGAACTGATCGGTGACATACCAAAGTACTCAATTGGTACTCAGATTCAAGATACTGATTCTGGTATATCTATAGACAAGCTCGTCGAGGATGTTAGTAAATTGCCTAACATGGGAATGTTCAATCCTGGCGCCGATGAAGCGGACAAAAGCTCTAAAGTACTTACCGAATACACCAACCTGCGAGAAGATCTAATCGAAAAGTGTCAGGCAATTACGCTAGGCAAGCAGACTGTGCTAGATTTAGAAAATCAAGCTCGTATGATCAGATACTTAATAAACTCAACAGTAGAAGAGAATTCAGAATATTTTGAAACTTACCATAGTAAGGTCTCGAGCAGTCTCGAAGAACTGAGATTATTCCTCGAAGAAGCGATCAAATCATCGGATTCTCAGCCAGAGAAAAGACTTAAACTACGAAAAGTACTAGataatttttga
- the ATO3 gene encoding putative ammonium permease ATO3 (similar to Saccharomyces cerevisiae ATO3 (YDR384C); ancestral locus Anc_5.464), which translates to MSNPSSPSASSSISAHEANAQHKTGSDQVLGAPRVVHQVTADGEYVTIGAQTFRRQDLANIFVNDLDSETYRRRPKLQRLANPVPLGLASFSFCALTLSLVNARVRGVTIPSLLVAPFLFFGGAIELFAGLLCFVTGDTYAMTVFSAFGGFWISWGCINTEAFGVTAAYADDPQMFANITGFFLAGWVVFTFLVWLCSMKSTWGLFLLLGFLDMTFLLLCIGTFIGNVNVTMAGGYFGILSSICGWYSLYCGISNDDNGYLPLRAYAMPNAATV; encoded by the coding sequence ATGTCGAATCCATCATCTCCATccgcttcttcttctatTTCAGCCCATGAGGCCAATGCTCAACATAAGACTGGCTCAGACCAAGTGTTGGGTGCGCCTCGTGTGGTTCATCAGGTGACCGCCGATGGTGAGTACGTTACAATTGGAGCACAAACTTTCAGACGCCAGGACTTGGCAAATATATTCGTGAACGATTTGGATTCAGAGACTTATCGTAGACGTCCAAAATTGCAAAGACTAGCCAATCCCGTGCCACTGGGACTGGCGTCGTTCTCCTTCTGTGCTCTCACACTTTCGCTGGTAAATGCTAGAGTACGTGGTGTGACAATCCCATCATTGCTAGTTGCGcctttcctcttctttggtggtgCTATCGAGTTATTTGCTGGATTGCTATGCTTCGTAACGGGCGATACTTATGCGATGACTGTCTTCAGTGCATTTGGTGGGTTTTGGATTAGTTGGGGTTGTATTAACACAGAAGCATTTGGTGTAACAGCCGCCTATGCTGATGATCCGCAGATGTTTGCCAATATTACAGGGTTTTTCCTAGCCGGTTGGGTAGTCTTCACTTTTCTAGTATGGCTATGCTCCATGAAAAGTACTTGGGGATTATTCCTATTACTAGGATTCTTAGACATGACTTTCCTGTTGTTGTGTATAGGTACGTTCATTGGAAATGTGAATGTTACAATGGCAGGTGGGTATTTCGGTATTTTGAGTTCTATTTGTGGATGGTATTCGTTGTATTGTGGTATATCAAATGACGATAATGGGTACTTGCCGTTAAGAGCTTATGCTATGCCTAATGCCGCAACCGTCTAA
- the TDEL0A03290 gene encoding putative haloacid dehalogenase-like hydrolase (similar to Saccharomyces cerevisiae YOR131C; ancestral locus Anc_5.465) gives MKNYLSLTTSKMLKGFKAIVFDMDGTLCLPQPWMFPAMRQAVGLTDPSRDILEYIGSLSPAQQRKALRAVEQVEHKAMVQMEPQPGLQQVLKWLTHARISKNVCTRNLRAPFDHLIASFVPAQYSQFDHILTREFCPTKPFAGPLLHIAKQLNLDPRSIVMVGDSLDDMLSGRSAGCRTVLIVNEHNRSLLQSHRDLVDCTVSDLSELAVLLARCTA, from the coding sequence atgaaaaattacttGTCACTAACAACATCAAAGATGCTGAAAGGATTCAAGGCCATTGTATTCGATATGGATGGCACCCTGTGCCTACCACAACCGTGGATGTTCCCCGCAATGCGCCAGGCAGTCGGGCTCACAGACCCCTCGAGGGACATCTTAGAGTATATCGGCTCATTATCACCTGCACAGCAGCGGAAAGCGCTGCGCGCAGTGGAACAGGTCGAACACAAGGCGATGGTCCAGATGGAACCGCAACCAGGACTACAACAAGTGTTAAAGTGGCTTACACACGCACGCATTAGCAAGAATGTATGCACACGTAACTTGCGAGCACCTTTCGACCACTTGATCGCGTCGTTTGTCCCCGCTCAGTACAgtcaatttgatcacaTATTGACTCGCGAGTTCTGCCCAACGAAACCTTTCGCAGGCCCTCTCTTGCATATCGCCAAGCAACTCAACCTAGACCCCCGCAGCATCGTTATGGTGGGTGACTCCCTCGACGATATGCTGAGTGGTCGCTCCGCAGGCTGTCGCACCGTGCTGATCGTGAACGAGCACAATCGCTCGTTGTTGCAGTCGCATCGCGACTTGGTGGACTGTACTGTCAGTGACCTGAGCGAGCTGGCGGTGTTGCTTGCCCGTTGCACCGCTTAG
- the VPS17 gene encoding retromer subunit VPS17 (similar to Saccharomyces cerevisiae VPS17 (YOR132W); ancestral locus Anc_5.466) gives MDRKYRLVVKVTGLERVGPIGNKRENPTVVFDVSSNVPTFRKSNHTKVQKCADEFRQLFKYLNGALQESFIPALPPTFTNFGINSNDDYAKTVANFQQWFDRVCENPLVVRNEEMAFFIESDFNTYSPTNSFKLPASGLKRKTLKQLSPPYDEVVELAEFRPQVKALHWGSQEVQSKLMKVCRARKILAQEQNTFGQRFATLNDTQVLYKKFGKILTATGDINSVMATLDYATLYDGLEWIVKDTYVVKEALTNRHLVMRELVQAQQLSKTRQENARKLRAKRDISPLKVDEALRQLKVATQDENELTDKLQRITKNMTHEREHWLQWYENILSSTIKEYTMRKIEYERKKLTLLERVRTDVRRADSNGGLSRLGRKSTNPSTNTSQSTEGDTWTGEHRQRTQVQVDKVAHTEFDKTLGTTETLKNDTTSLDARHAARMLGLPTF, from the coding sequence ATGGATCGGAAGTACAGGCTTGTGGTTAAAGTCACTGGGCTGGAACGAGTGGGTCCTATTGGTAACAAGAGGGAGAATCCTACGGTCGTTTTCGATGTTTCTAGTAACGTACCCACGTTTCGTAAATCGAATCATACAAAGGTACAGAAATGTGCTGACGAGTTTAGACAACTgttcaaatatttgaacGGTGCATTGCAAGAAAGTTTTATACCAGCGTTGCCTCCGACATTTACTAATTTTGGGATCAATAGTAACGATGATTATGCAAAGACAGTGGCGaattttcaacaatggTTTGATCGAGTCTGCGAGAATCCACTAGTGGTGCgtaatgaagaaatggCTTTCTTCATAGAGAGTGACTTTAACACCTATTCACCAACGAATAGCTTTAAATTGCCCGCATCGGGTCTAAAACGGAAGACCCTGAAACAGCTGTCACCTCCATATGATGAAGTGGTGGAATTAGCAGAGTTTAGACCACAAGTTAAAGCCTTACACTGGGGGAGTCAAGAGGTTCAATCCAAACTTATGAAGGTGTGCAGGGCGCGTAAGATTCTAGCCCAAGAACAGAATACTTTTGGTCAGAGGTTCGCAACGCTCAATGATACACAGGttctttacaagaaatttggcaaGATTCTCACTGCCACAGGCGATATCAATAGCGTAATGGCTACATTAGATTATGCAACATTGTACGATGGGCTTGAGTGGATAGTTAAGGACACGTACGTTGTGAAAGAAGCATTGACAAATAGGCACCTAGTAATGCGGGAACTAGTACAGGCACAGCAGTTGTCGAAGACGAGGCAGGAGAACGCTCGTAAGCTCAGAGCCAAGCGTGATATTAGTCCGCTAAAAGTCGACGAGGCATTGAGACAATTGAAAGTAGCGACACAGGATGAGAATGAACTTACGGAtaaattgcaaagaattaCCAAAAACATGACCCACGAGCGGGAACACTGGCTACAATGGTATGAAAACATCCTCAGCTCCACGATCAAAGAGTATACAATGCGCAAGATTGAGTatgaaagaaagaaacttACGCTACTAGAACGTGTACGCACAGATGTACGTCGTGCGGACTCGAACGGTGGACTATCGCGTCTGGGACGCAAGTCTACAAACCCTTCAACCAACACATCTCAAAGTACTGAGGGCGATACTTGGACTGGTGAACATCGTCAACGTACTCAAGTACAAGTCGATAAAGTCGCACATACCGAATTTGATAAAACGTTAGGCACTACAGAAACCCTCAAGAACGACACAACGTCCTTAGATGCCCGTCATGCTGCCCGTATGTTAGGTTTGCCAACTTTCTAG
- the EFT1 gene encoding elongation factor 2 (similar to Saccharomyces cerevisiae EFT2 (YDR385W) and EFT1 (YOR133W); ancestral locus Anc_5.467) produces MVAFTVDQMRSLMDKVTNVRNMSVIAHVDHGKSTLTDSLVQKAGIISAAKAGEARFMDTRKDEQERGITIKSTAISLFAEIGEEDVKDMKQKTEGASFLINLIDSPGHVDFSSEVTAALRVTDGALVVVDTVEGVCVQTETVLRQALGERIKPVVVINKVDRALLELQVSKEDLYQSFSRTVESVNVIISTYADEVLGDVQVYPSQGTVAFGSGLHGWAFTIRQFANRYGKKFGVDKAKMMERLWGDSYFNPKTKKWTNKDTDADGKPLERAFNMFVLDPIFRLFAAIMNFKKDEIPVLLEKLEINLKGDEKDLEGKALLKVVMKKFLPAADALLEMIVMHLPSPVTAQYYRAEQLYEGPADDASCLAIKNCDPKADLMLYISKMVPTSDKGRFYAFGRVFAGTVKSGQKVRIQGPNYVPGKKDDLFLKAIQRVVLMMGSRTEPIDDCPAGNIVGLVGIDQFLLKSGTLTTNEASHNMKVMKFSVSPVVQVAVEVKNANDLPKLVEGLKRLSKSDPCVLTTMNESGEHIVAGTGELHLEICLQDLENDHAGIPLKISPPVVSYRETVEGESSQVALSKSPNKHNRIYLKAQPIDEEVSLAIETGKINPRDDLKARARIMADEFGWDVTDARKIWCFGPDGNGPNLVVDQTKAVQYLHEIKDSVVAAFQWATKEGPIFGEQMRSVRVNILDVTLHADAIHRGGGQIIPTMRRATYAGVLLAEPKIQEPVFLVEIQCPEQAVGGIYSVLNKKRGQVVSEEQRPGTPLFTVKAYLPVNESFGFTGELRQATGGQAFPQMVFDHWATLGSDPLDPTTKAGEIVLAARKRHGMKEQVPGWQEYYDKL; encoded by the coding sequence ATGGTTGCTTTCACTGTTGACCAAATGCGTTCCTTGATGGACAAGGTTACCAATGTGCGTAACATGTCTGTTATTGCCCACGTCGATCACGGTAAATCTACTTTGACCGATTCTTTGGTGCAAAAAGCTGGTATTATTTCTGCTGCCAAGGCTGGTGAAGCCCGTTTCATGGACACcagaaaagatgaacaagaaagaggTATCACTATCAAGTCCACTGCTATCTCTTTGTTCGCCGAAATTGGTGAGGAAGATGTTAAGGACATGAAGCAAAAGACCGAAggtgcttctttcttgattaACTTGATCGATTCTCCAGGTCACGTTGACTTCTCTTCTGAAGTTACTGCTGCTTTGCGTGTCACTGATGGTGCTTTGGTTGTCGTCGACACTGTTGAAGGTGTCTGTGTGCAAACCGAGACTGTTTTGAGACAAGCTTTGGGTGAAAGAATCAAGCCTGTTGTTGTTATTAACAAGGTCGACAGAGCTTTGTTGGAATTGCAAGTCTCCAAGGAAGATTTGTACCAATCTTTCTCCAGAACTGTTGAATCCGTTAACGTTATCATCTCCACTTACGCTGATGAAGTTTTGGGTGATGTCCAAGTCTACCCATCTCAAGGTACCGTTGCCTTCGGTTCCGGTCTTCACGGTTGGGCTTTCACCATCCGTCAATTCGCCAACAGATACGGTAAGAAGTTCGGTGTTGACAAGGCCAAGATGATGGAAAGATTGTGGGGTGACTCTTACTTCAACccaaagaccaagaagtGGACTAACAAGGACACTGATGCTGATGGCAAGCCTTTGGAGAGAGCTTTCAACATGTTCGTGTTGGACCCAATCTTCAGATTGTTTGCTGCTATCATGAACTTCAAGAAGGATGAGATTCCAGTTcttttggagaaattggaaaTCAACTTGAAGGGTGACGAAAAGGATCTAGAAGGTAAGGCTTTGTTGAAGGTTgtcatgaagaaattcttgCCAGCTGCCGATGCCTTGTTGGAAATGATTGTCATGCACTTGCCATCTCCAGTCACTGCTCAATACTACAGAGCTGAACAACTATACGAAGGTCCAGCTGACGATGCTTCTTGTCTAGCCATTAAGAACTGTGATCCAAAGGCTGACTTGATGTTGTACATCTCCAAGATGGTGCCAACCTCTGATAAGGGTAGATTCTACGCTTTCGGTAGAGTCTTCGCCGGTACTGTTAAGTCCGGTCAAAAGGTTAGAATTCAAGGTCCAAACTACGTCCCAGGTAAGAAGGAcgatttgttcttgaaggcTATCCAAAGAGTTGTTCTAATGATGGGTTCCAGAACTGAACCAATCGATGACTGTCCAGCTGGTAACATTGTCGGTTTGGTCGGTATCGATCaattcttgttgaagagtGGTACTTTGACTACCAACGAAGCTTCTCACAACATGAAGGTCATGAAATTCTCTGTCTCTCCAGTTGTCCAAGTCGCTGTCGAAGTTAAGAACGCTAACGACTTGCCAAAATTGgttgaaggtttgaagagattgtcCAAGTCCGATCCATGTGTCTTGACTACCATGAACGAATCTGGTGAACACATTGTCGCTGGTACCGGTGAATTGCATTTGGAAATTTGTTTGCAAGATTTGGAAAACGACCACGCTGGTAttccattgaagatctcTCCACCTGTTGTCTCTTACAGAGAAACCGTTGAAGGTGAATCTTCTCAAGTTGCTTTGTCTAAGTCTCCAAACAAGCATAACAGAATTTACCTAAAGGCTCAACCAATCGACgaagaagtttctttggCTATTGAGACCGGTAAGATCAACCCAAGAGACGATTTGAAGGCTAGAGCTAGAATTATGGCTGATGAATTCGGCTGGGATGTCACTGACGCCAGAAAGATCTGGTGTTTCGGTCCAGATGGTAACGGTCCAAATTTGGTCGTCGACCAAACCAAGGCCGTCCAATACTTGCACGAAATCAAGGACTCCGTCGTTGCTGCTTTCCAATGGGCTACCAAGGAAGGTCCAATTTTCGGTGAACAAATGAGATCCGTTAGAGTTAACATCTTGGATGTTACTTTGCACGCCGATGCTATCCACAGAGGTGGTGGTCAAATCATCCCAACCATGAGAAGAGCTACTTACGCTGGTGTCTTGTTGGCTGAACCAAAGATTCAAGAACCTGTTTTCTTGGTCGAAATTCAATGTCCAGAACAAGCTGTCGGTGGTATCTACTCCgtcttgaacaagaagagaggTCAAGTCGTCTCCGAAGAACAAAGACCAGGTACCCCATTGTTCACCGTCAAGGCTTACTTGCCAGTTAACGAATCTTTCGGTTTCACTGGTGAATTGAGACAAGCTACTGGTGGTCAAGCTTTCCCACAAATGGTGTTCGACCACTGGGCTACTCTAGGTAGTGATCCATTGGACCCAACCACCAAGGCTGGTGAAATCGTTCTTGCTGCTCGTAAGAGACACGGTATGAAGGAACAAGTTCCAGGCTGGCAAGAATACTACGACAAATTGTAA